The genomic stretch GCGGCGGCGACGTTCGGCGCGCTGCCCATGCCGGCTTCATTCGAATACAGGCCGCGCTTCACGCCCTGCAGCATCGCCACGGCGATCGCGCCGAAGATGCCGCCGGCCGCCGCATCCAGGCCGAACGCGCTGCGCAGCACCAGCGACAGGACGTCGGGCACCTGGCCCAGGTGCGTGAACACCACCCAGGCCGCGAGACCCAGATAACCGACCGACATGAACGGCACTACCCACTCGGCGAAACGCGCGATGGTGCGCAGGCCGCCGAAGATGATCACCGCCGTGAGCAGCACCAGCCCGGTCGCAATCTGGGCCTGGCTGAAGCCGAATGCGCTGTGCAGCGACTGCGCCATCGCGTTGGCATGCACGCTGCTGAAGACCAGTCCGTACGTAAGCAACAGGCACAGCGCGAACGCCACGCCCATCCACTTCTTCTTCAGCCCGCGCGCCATGTAGTACGACGGGCCGCCGCGATACTGGCCGTTCTCGTCGCGGACCTTGTACAGCTGCGCCAGCGCGCTCTCGGCGTACGCCGTCGCCATGCCGAGCACCGCCGTGCACCACATCCAGAACAGCGCGCCCGGGCCGCCCACGCTCAGCGCGATCGCGACGCCGGCGAGGTTGCCCGTGCCCACGCGCGAGGCCAGCGACGTGCACAGCGCCTGGAAGGGCGAGATGCCGGCGGTATCGCCGTCGGTGCCGCGGCCGATGACGTGCAGCATGTGCGGGAAGCGCCGCACTTGCACGAAACGCAGGCGTACCGTGAAGTACAGGCCTACCGCCAGCAGGCCGTAGACCAGCACGTAGTCCCACAGGACCTTGTTGATCAGGCCGATCACGGGCGACAACAACGTTTCGATCAGGTGGGCTACGGCTTCCATCGACATTCCTGTGGGGGCGCGTTCATCCCGCGCATGGCCGCCGTCGAGGGGCCCGGCGCGTGACGACGTCGCGAACGACATCCGCGGCCGGGGCCGCGCGGCTGGCGATGGTACCAGCCGGGTCGCGGTGTCCTCCCGTCGCCCGTAAAATCGGCCCCTTCCGCAGGCCCCCAGCAGGAGCGCACATGAAAGTCCTCGTCATCGGTTCCGGCGGTCGCGAGCACGCCCTGGCCTGGAAATTGTCCCAGTCGCGTCGCGTGAGCGAAGTCCTCGTCGCACCGGGCAATGCCGGCACCGCGACAGAAGCCAAGTGCCGCAACGTGGACGTGCCCGCTTCCGACATCGACGGCCTGCTCGCCCTGGTCGAACGCGAGGGCGTCAGCGTCACCGTCGTCGGCCCGGAAGGCCCGCTGGTGAACGGCGTGGTCGATCGCTTCCGCGAGAAGAAGCACCGCATCTTCGGACCTACCGCCGCCGCCGCGCAGCTGGAAGGCAGCAAGGCGTACGCGAAGGATTTCCTCGCGCGCCACGGCATTCCCACCGCGCACTACGCGGTGTTCACCGAGGCCGACGCGGCGCTGGAATACGTGCAGGACAAAGGCGCGCCCATCGTCATCAAGGCCGACGGCCTGGCCGCCGGCAAGGGCGTCATCGTGGCGATGACGCTGGCCGAAGCCGAGGCCGCCATCACCGACATGCTGTCCGATTACGCTTTCGGCGCCGCTGGCGCGCGCGTGGTGATCGAGGAATTCCTCGATGGCGAGGAAGCGAGCTTCATCTCGATGGTCGACGGCACGCACGCGCTGCCGATGGCGACCAGCCAGGACCACAAGCGCGTGGGCGACCGCGACACCGGCCCGAACACCGGCGGCATGGGCGCGTATTCGCCCGCGCCCGTGGTCACGCCGGAAGTGCACGCGCGCATCATGCGCGAGGTCGTCGAACCCACCGTGCGCGGCATGCAGGCCGACGGCATCCCGTTCACCGGCTTCCTCTATGCGGGCCTGATGATCGACAAGAGCGGCGCGCCGAAGGTCATCGAATACAACGTGCGCTTCGGCGATCCGGAAACGCAGCCGGTGATGCTGCGCCTGCGTTCGGACCTGCTGGACCTGGTGGAAGCGGCGATCGACGAGCGCCTGGACAAGGTGAGCGCGCAGTGGGATGAGCGCCCGTCGCTCGGCGTGGTGATGGCGGCCGAGGGTTACCCCGGCACGCCGCGCGCGGGCGATGTGATCGGCAGCTGGGACGCGCCGGAAGTCGACGACGTGAAGGTCTTTCACGCCGGCACGAAGCTGGAAGGCGAGCACGTCGTCACCGCCGGCGGCCGCGTGCTGTGCGTGTGCGCGCTGGGCGACACCGTCGCCGACGCGCAGCACAAGGCCTACGAAGGCGTGGCCGGCATCTCGTGGCACGGCGAATTCCATCGCCATGACATCGGCTGGCGCGCGATCGAGCGCGAACGTGCGGAAGCGGGCGAGCCGGCGTAACGCACTAAAGCCCCTCTCCCATCGGGAGAGGGGTTGGGGTGAGGGGCAACGAAGCGACAACGCTCGAACGCCCTCACCCGCACAGCGCTGAAATCCAATGTTTCAGCGGATGGCCGCCTACGAACCCTGCTCCTCCGGAGCCGGCGTCAACTTCACCACCACCTCCTCCAGCTCCGCGATCACGCGCTCCAGCGCATCATAGAACTCGGCCTGCCGCGTCATCAGATCCTCGATGTTCCCGGCTTCTTTCAGCTTCGCCAGCTCGCCATCGAACAGCAACCACTGTGCGGTGAGCCGTTCCACGTTGCCCTTCGCGTAATGCCGCATCTCCTTGAGCTGCAGCAGCGTGTCGTTGACGTGGTCGAGCGGAGATTTGGTGTCGGACGACATGACGACCTCCTGTTGGGAATCGCCCCCGCAGCGTAGCCACCCGCAGGTGAACCGGCCGAAAAACCCGGCGTCAAGCATCCGTTGGGGCTCGTGACGAAGGACACGGGCCTGCGCCGCGCACTCCCGCGACACTGGCGCCTCGCATCGCAAGGCCGCACAACCACGTGAACATCGGAACGTTCCAGCGCGCGCTTCGGCGCATCGCCTGCGCCCTAGCGCTTACCGCGCTTCCTGCGGGCGCCAGCGCCGCAGTCGCACTCGAAAACGCGATGACGCGGGAACTGCAATCGCACGGTTTGCAGGGCGCCGTCTGGTCCACGCTCGTCGACGACACCGTCGATACCGGCGCCGCCGGCATCCGCGATGCGCGCAGCAACGCGCCGATGCGGCCGGACGATCGCGTACATGTCGGCTCCGTCGCCAAGACGCTGCTCGCCACCGGCGTGCTTCGGCTCATCACGCAGGGCAAGTTGACCCTGGATGCGCCGGTCGCGCCGCTGCTGCCGGACATCGGCTTCGACAACCCATGGGCGACGACGGATCCCATCCGCGTCCGCCACCTGCTCGATCACACGGCCGGCCTCGATGACGTGCGCTTCTCGCAGGCATTCACCCTCGTCCCGCGCGAAGACACGCCACTGCGCAATGCCTTCGAAGGACGCGACCCGCTGCGCGTGCGCAGCCGTCCCGGCGCGCGGCATTCGTACTCGAACACCGGCTACACGCTGCTGGGCATGGTGGTTGAGCGCGTCGCCGGCCAGCGGTACGAGACCTACCTCGACGCGCATCTGCTCACGCCCCTGCGGATGCACGACAGCACGTTCGCGTTCACCACGCAGGATGGCGAACGCGCACACCCGCGCCTGGCGATGGGACATTTCGAGAACGGCGCGACGCACGCCGCCGTGCCGAGTTACATCCGGCCGGCCGGGCAGTTCACCACGACCGCCGCGGACATGGCCCGCTTCGCGCGTTTCCTGATGAGCGACGGCCGCATCGATGGCGCA from Lysobacter auxotrophicus encodes the following:
- a CDS encoding alanine/glycine:cation symporter family protein, whose translation is MEAVAHLIETLLSPVIGLINKVLWDYVLVYGLLAVGLYFTVRLRFVQVRRFPHMLHVIGRGTDGDTAGISPFQALCTSLASRVGTGNLAGVAIALSVGGPGALFWMWCTAVLGMATAYAESALAQLYKVRDENGQYRGGPSYYMARGLKKKWMGVAFALCLLLTYGLVFSSVHANAMAQSLHSAFGFSQAQIATGLVLLTAVIIFGGLRTIARFAEWVVPFMSVGYLGLAAWVVFTHLGQVPDVLSLVLRSAFGLDAAAGGIFGAIAVAMLQGVKRGLYSNEAGMGSAPNVAAAATPVPHHPSSQGFVQSLGVFIDTLLICSATGFVILLSGVLGQGGDGVEITQNAMTVFFGGWGTYFVAIALFFFAFTTIIGNYSYAESNLLYLGGGRWSLLALRLAALAVIVWGVYSKVQLVWDAADAAMALMASINLVAIVMLSGVVIKLTRDYDRQLSEGRSPTFHIAQYPELGDGVDHEIWKEPVRRD
- the purD gene encoding phosphoribosylamine--glycine ligase, yielding MKVLVIGSGGREHALAWKLSQSRRVSEVLVAPGNAGTATEAKCRNVDVPASDIDGLLALVEREGVSVTVVGPEGPLVNGVVDRFREKKHRIFGPTAAAAQLEGSKAYAKDFLARHGIPTAHYAVFTEADAALEYVQDKGAPIVIKADGLAAGKGVIVAMTLAEAEAAITDMLSDYAFGAAGARVVIEEFLDGEEASFISMVDGTHALPMATSQDHKRVGDRDTGPNTGGMGAYSPAPVVTPEVHARIMREVVEPTVRGMQADGIPFTGFLYAGLMIDKSGAPKVIEYNVRFGDPETQPVMLRLRSDLLDLVEAAIDERLDKVSAQWDERPSLGVVMAAEGYPGTPRAGDVIGSWDAPEVDDVKVFHAGTKLEGEHVVTAGGRVLCVCALGDTVADAQHKAYEGVAGISWHGEFHRHDIGWRAIERERAEAGEPA